A stretch of DNA from Kwoniella mangroviensis CBS 8507 chromosome 1 map unlocalized Ctg01, whole genome shotgun sequence:
GTATGGAAGGGATACATACGACGATAGCAAAAAGAAGTGTATCCTCTATGCCATGGACTTATTGACATTACTATACCCTATACCTATACAACTAACGTCCACTTCACCTGTTTGGGAATTCTCGACCAATTTGTATTTCGTACCAAAAAACAACATCATATCGCGAAAGAATTGAACGCTACGTAAATCATCAACCATTCATAGGTCAGTTCCCACGTGTAAACTATATTCTATTGGGAAAGTAAGGGATCTGAGTACGACTCGAGCACTCGGTACTCACCTATGAGCCGTTAATTTACCCATCCTAACTTTCGAAACATCCTCTTTACCCAATGCCATCAACAAAGCAATCAACCATTGATGTTTTGAATCCACACATCCACCTGTACTGATCTCTTCTAAAAGCAGACGGGCAGCTTTCAATGCTATATCTTCAggagtttgagtttggttCGGTACAGATAGAGTTTCGGATGAGTGGAGAGAGGAAGTGGTAGATTGAGAGAGAAGGGTCAGACCGTATCCTGGGGATCTGCAATGTCAAAGTTCCGTGTCAGTCAGATGGACTAGTGACAAGATTGACATCTAGGAGAATAGACAATCTTATATAGCCGATTAAGGAataatcactcactttccagAATCATCACCTTTGTAAACATCCGTTATCAAGTATATGTCAGGTATATACCTGTTTAATATCGATCGAGCGGATTCTACCATTCGATTGGCGAACTGAGGTGAGACCCTTGTCGAGTAGCTATACaagtgatcatgatcatgatcccGATCGAACTTTGGTCAGCACCTCTTTGGGAGTCGTAGCACAGCGAAAGAATCGGATCTTCTTGCGGGATCATAAAGACTCACGCTACACCTCTTATCTTCCTGAttttacctttctccaaaAATTGAATTGTCTTCAACGTCCTTACCACTGGACATTTGAAGATTACCTGACCACCACCTAGAGGAGCAGaacctctcttcttgatttgtaattccaatccatctgTTACGCCAAatagatggagatgaggtagaGTCACCGTTCTTATCATGTCGACCTGTGAAAGGAAACAAGGTCATGCCCATTAGCTTTTGTGATCTGAGACCCAAGCGAATGTGGGTGCTGTAATTGTTGGATTAGTACTCACACTCAtatctctcccttcttcacctgttaCACCATACAAATTGATCTCGAATGGTTTCTTACAAAAAGGTGCTAGGGGTATCAACAATTCCAAATAATACCCTATCGATCTACCGATATGACATGTATGCGTATAATTCCCACCAGGTAATAAAccaggatggaagaggaacgaaGTACCTATCATAATAATCGTACGGGAATATGAGCTGGTTCAATACAGGATTGATACCTGGACAATCAATTGTATTTGATATACTCACCAGTGACGGATATCTCGATGGTACTTCCGTTGGTGACCTTTTCAGCCAATCTCAACAAATTGATCTCATAATCCCTCAAACCAACATGAACATCGTCCGATCGTATCCCATCTACCCTTATGGATTTACCGGATAATATCGAGAGTAATAGTCTCTGACGGAGATGTCGGTGGGTGGTGAATCGTAAGATATCCCTCGAGGGTCCTGCTTGAGTGGTCATATCGGAAGGAAGAGTAACACTTTCTCGTATGGGGGATTGCTATGTTGTTCTGTACGTGATATGAAGAGTGAAAATGGTCAATCTTATTCTATCTATACTATTGCTTGGATCATGGcaaaaatcaaatcaacaaaAATCCTCAGATGCTGAAATCTCGTTGAAACCTCGACCGCAACCCCCGGCATTACGTAAAGAAGCCGAGCTTTTGTAAATGGGCCGAGCGATTAAAGATCTTTTTGTCATGATGCGGGAGGGATATAATCAATAACTAATTACGAGACGCGTCCTAGCCTATGCGGCGCATGGTGGAGTAATAACAGTAACCAGCCAACTTAGCACCCTCGATCTCTCATATGAATAGTACCATCTcccacttcatccttctttcctcttctttccctacaTTCACATACAACCTAGTATAATCCATTCACGATGTCAGAACAAGAAGCCAAAGCCCTCGCTACTGCCCCCGGAGCAGAGGATGCCAAAGCCGTCGAGTCCACCAAGGAGAACCCCAccgaagctgccaaggaaGCTGTAGCTGAGgtaggagagaagaggaaggctgAGGACGTCccagagggtgaagaggcCGATAAAAAGTGGGTATCATTCTCTTGCATTATCAGACAGACACTTTGTGTTCAGTACATTCACATGGTATTGTCTAGTCTGATAAGAATCTTGCTAacacctcttccttccttgccCTCTCGCAGAGCCAAGACGGAAGAGGCCCCTGTCGATAAAGGAAAAGGCAAATCGACGGAGGAACCCGCTGAAGCcgaagcagaggaagaggaagaagacgatgatgaggatgatactCCTATCGTGACTGGTAAAAGAAATAGAACAAAGGTCAAttatgctgatgtgagtataCTGCCAAGTCGCGtcgtttctcttcctccttctcttctcttcttaACGAGACATGTCCATGTTTCTATCAATCGACAGAATCCCAATGCCCAATAAATAAAAAGATATGCatgagatgaaagctgaccTTTCTTTTCAAACTCATAGCCGAAAGCATGGGAGAATGCCGATCTCGACCCTACTGCCGctgacgaggatgacgacGATGCGGAGGTTGATGCTCCCGAGTCacccgatgatgatgagggtgagtacAGCTTTTTTCTTCAATAGTAGATTGAATGCATTTAGCAGCAGGAAATGGATACAAAATGCTAATTCAAAAGTCTCGTCTTTGAACCTCAGACGGTGGTGATTACGACGAAGAAGCCgccgaggaggaagatgacgaagatgatgatgacgaggagaaatagatcttctcatctcatcttaccTCAATATCAATCGACCATCTGCAATAtgaaaaaaagaaaatgaATGAAGTCATCTAAGACGGAGAAGAAAGTCGTTTATAAATGAATTTATCGAATAtggagaaagtgaagaatgaTAAAATCGTTCTGGGAGTTTATCAAAAGTACTTTTATATATCTGGAACCTACAAGAAAAATGATATGGAGAAATGTCATATATTTATATACACAAATGCATCATAGTGAACAAGTATCAAAAGCGAAGCAAGACATTGCTCATCACTCGTCGGTCATCTGAGTACGTGGTCATCTGAGTACGATTTATCATATGCTGTACAGAGGATATTTTGCCAAAGTATCTTGTTGGTGAATAGAAAGTTAACATACTCTCCCAACGATGCTATGCTATAATATTTCATCCCATACACAACGTAAATATATACATTGGTTTTACTACGCCGATATCCtccttctagcttcttcctccctcgtTCTGAAATACGACAATTCGCTCTGTAATTTCGGATGAGTCGTCTGACCTGGTCCACTGACCAACTCGTGCATGATAATCTCATAAatggaagataagaaggaatGTCTCTCGGGTACAGATTTAATCTTGTTACTTTGAGAAGTGAGGATTCTTATCAATTCGTTTCGGAGTCGTGTCATACTACACAAGTCAATCGCGGTGTTATCAGCAAAAAAGCAAAGCCGATCGCTCTCTCTACTTCACCGACCCATACAACGAAGAGTTGATTGTTTTAGGGTCAAGGGTCGATcgcccaactcacctcgagaaAATCATCACTTCCTCAGCTTGAGTACTCAAGCATACCGTTCTACTAAACATCTCACCATACCTCTTTGCAATTCCTCTCACATGATTATCCTTTAACGTTTTCAACCCTAGTCCAAAAGACGATATCAAATTCTtaccttccaaatcatctgcGAGACTCTTCAAAGaattgatatgatgatccatctctttcctAAATACAGGCCATAAATTCAATTTCCACGAATTCAAATATGTGATTAGCGGTAGACATCCTCTGGAATCTGAACATTGTATTAGGTTATCGTTCAACCGGATAATCGTCAATAATGATACCACCGATGGTATCGAGcttgaagaggttgaaggcGAAATGATGGAATTGAAGAAATTCGTCGTGTATTCAAGGGAAGAATCGAATACCTCGTGCCATATCCTCTCTGCATCTTTTAGATTATCGTTAATTTCGTTTACACCTTTACGTTGTCTCGTGGACGTAGAGCGTCCAGTATCAGACATGAGATCGACGAACGatggattgggtgaagattCCAGGGGAGTCTCAATCGGTGATCTAACACCGGCGCCAGCATTTGAAGGaatagaagaggatgagagtgatTTGGCGAAGAAACGAACGATGAATGTGAATTCTGAAGAAGCGTTATCTAGTAAGACTAATGCGAGGGATCGGAATAAAGCTTCGATAGGTGCTTTCTGAAATTGGTCATTAACACAAAACCATGGTTCAGTATACACCCAATGAAGATAGATTCGTGTGAACTTACAAAATCCTTTTCGTCTGCCATATAACCCAAGATAACAGctgcatcttcaccttcaacatccaAATCCTTAAACCTCAACCTATCTTCTGGCTTCTCCATATTGCTACTACTATTCCCTTCCTGTTGACCATTCATCAATATGTTCTGCGCCATTATATCCGAGTGATTCAAAGAACCTATCAATTCCTGTTTTTCATTTATCCTACTTTTGATCATCCCCAGGGATCTAGCATACCTTCTAAATCCAGTTTCGTAATATGATCTCGCCGATGTGACATAACCTCTTTCAACCTGTTTAGCAATCTTTGGTGAATTTTTCAACAAGAATTGATAGAATGGTTGATATTTCAGTAACAAGGAAGTTTGCAATACTGCTAGATTGGTTGATAGACCTttagaagctgatttcaaaGGTTTGATCAACCCTAACAAAAATGGCGGTAAGACGTTTAAAGCTTTTAATTTCAATCCTTCGATTATGGGGGATAGTTCCTGTACAGCTTTTACTTTTGAGGAACGACTGGAAATAAGTTGGATCTTTGAATCGAATTGGATTATGGCGGATAACCACAGGTCTGGATTCTGGGCTGGTAAAGTATCTCGAAGGGTTAGGACAAGGGAAGGGGGGAGGGTTATATCTGATAATAAGGCGTTGAGAGGTGGTAAGATTGTCTATAACCAGATTACAAGTGAGATGTCCAGTA
This window harbors:
- a CDS encoding 18S rRNA biogenesis protein RCL1; its protein translation is MTTQAGPSRDILRFTTHRHLRQRLLLSILSGKSIRVDGIRSDDVHVGLRDYEINLLRLAEKVTNGSTIEISVTGTSFLFHPGLLPGGNYTHTCHIGRSIGYYLELLIPLAPFCKKPFEINLYGVTGEEGRDMSVDMIRTVTLPHLHLFGVTDGLELQIKKRGSAPLGGGQVIFKCPVVRTLKTIQFLEKGKIRKIRGVAYSTRVSPQFANRMVESARSILNRYIPDIYLITDVYKGDDSGKSPGYGLTLLSQSTTSSLHSSETLSVPNQTQTPEDIALKAARLLLEEISTGGCVDSKHQWLIALLMALGKEDVSKVRMGKLTAHSVQFFRDMMLFFGTKYKLVENSQTGEVDVSCIGIGYSNVNKSMA